Within the Erigeron canadensis isolate Cc75 chromosome 6, C_canadensis_v1, whole genome shotgun sequence genome, the region AAACAGATTCTGATTTTCACTGTAAAACCAGGTTTGACCAGCTGTAAGTTTAAGCAAATTTAACTTACTTTAAAGTTGAACTAGGACCTGAAACCAATTTCATATGAAAGTTGACTCGTACACCTTTCAAATGACAGCTTACACGACTCCTACGGATTTACGAATTGAAAGATATAAGCATTTTAAAATGACACATTTTCCATTGAAGTTGCTGATCTAATTCCAAGTTTGCACAAAAACACTTCTAAATCAACTCAAACAAGTTCATGACACTTCCATTTGATAACCTTAACTTAATATACATACTAGGGGCTGTTTTTAACATGATTTTAACATCAAGTAGTATagtattattatactaaaaatCATCTCAATTCAATCACTAACCAAGTTCCCATaacacatataaataaatattggtttcttcttaaaaaaacacatacatacttttatatatcaCTACCAACAATGTATTATGAGATTCTAACTTTATTATTCAACTTTCAAACTATGttcattatttatttcataaatccTCAAATATCTATAACAATATAACCCTAATTcataagaaatcaaaataaagatTATACATTCAAGTAGATATATAATTCAAACACTCAATCATCCATGCAAGATCTAAAATCAATCTATTTGCGCTCTTTTTGCTTTCTTAATTTCGGCCATCACTACACCACCACCATAAAAATAGGTTTTCTTCAAAGATTActgttatatatttaattatattatttatttggtatatttcttttcttctctctttttcttctttaaattcgGCCATATTTACCACCAATCAATCaatattgttaaataaaagaTGGGTTTTGATTATTATCACAAAATCTCACTAATTTGATAATAAACTTTGGATTTATTGAtgaatttttgtaattttcgGTTAGGGTTTGTTTCTATCATGAACACCTAcacaaaaataatgaaaatagaTGGAATGGGGTCTTTGATTCTTCTCCTACATGTTATGGACGATTTTTGCATTTAAGTCATTGGAGTTTGATCAAGTTTACAACTTTAGTCCTTTTATCCAATAACATAACATAACTTGTCCTATTTCTTTACAAAACTAGTCCTTTTTCtaaccttttcttttataactaataaattagTATAAATTCTAAACAtaacattataataataataataataataataataataataataataataataataataataataataataataataatactgctactgttgttgttgttgctgctgctccTGCTCCTCCTCCTGCtcctgttgctgctgctgctgctactgCTACTACTCCTGCTACTACTCCTACTATTGCTACTGCTGCTACTCCTACTGCTACTACTCCTACTACTGCTACTGCTGCTACTCCTACTGCTACTACTCCTACTGCTGCCACTACTACTCCTACTGCTACTACTACTACTGCTGCTCCTACTactgttgttgttgctgctaCTACTACTGCTAATGCTACTGCTACTTCTACTACTGCTACTACTACTGCTGCTCCTCCTACTACTACTCCTCCTGCTACTGCTACTTCTACTTCTACTGCTACTGATAATaataccaataataataataatgataataataataataataataataataataataataataataataataataaccttttgaattttgggatgttacaactctcccTCACTTATTTTAGATCACGTCCCCGTGATCTATTTCTAGtctttgttttcattttataataactagattataacccgcgTAAAACGCGAAAgaaccatataaaaaaatacatatatttaaacaaaaaaaaactgacataataataataattaaaaaaaacatttaaggTTTGAATTATTGGaagaataaataataaaataaaaacaattacacaaactaacaataaaaacataaatatcttTCTATATCttcatttgttttgaaaaaactacaaatcatactctttttttttatcaatcaatCTTCTAACAATGATCATAATTTTTAGCCTTACTTTCACAATTTCTTGGACCATTAACTCATTCATATAAATTTTACTAGTTCTTACCCATCAAACTTAAGAGTCGAATCCTATAAAAATCTATTATACAATATCATAATGTAATCattcatctctctctctctcactctctctctttcactaatcatttatcatttcactaatcatttatcattttcatttatcatcataagggttattataaatattgaaAACATATCCCTACTTATTTCTTTTCATTAACTAAATCACATTTTATCAACTACTACCCTTTATTTCATTCCAATCATTCTCATTATACGCCATTTTCATTAATCATACATTTCCTTTCTTTGTTTATGATCATAATCTATAATCTTTTAGACTTAAATATATTATCTCTTGAGATATATCTTTCAGTTcctactttatattttaatttaaagtcCTATTTATCTTTAAGATTGATTAATCTCAATATTGCACTCACCCTAGTTGTATTTCTCATAATCTCATCATACATTTATTAGTTCCCCATCATGACATTGTATATAACTTAAATCAATTTTCTCATGTTTATTCACCATCTCATAGTATTATTATTTGTCCCCAATATAAATCATCTCATAGTATTATTATTTCTCATGTTTCTTCACAAAATTGTGCCGCCAAGGTTTACGTGTGTTTTTAACATGAATGTTTTAATTACCGTCGTTGTTGGACGTGGCTGGGATCAcgatgtaacaccccgctaaagcggaatatacgggatgcacagacaagtacaaatgcacacagtacaagttcaacacagccattaagattaatcaaagatcaagagaacaaagtcattacaaatcataattaagCCTAGAACAAAAGTACAAATGTTATTACGGAATATATCTGGATCAGAATAGACAAATTCATGGGACAAAACAATTGTCTCATCgaacagaacttgaactggAATAGCAATAAAGTCTTCGtagctcctgaacttgtacGCACGAATCGTCACCAAAGGAatgagcttagaacggaagactcttatgctaagatctagaacctagcctgaaaagcatgtaagttcaaaggtcaactacaaaagtagttggtgagattcacataaagtactttataaatatacataagtcTGATATGtacaaaagtctagtcaaaagtTTGTATGCCTGTCAAAagtaccttgctgtaataacagTAGATTAGAGTccgtaatgtacttaatatgcatgtctattattactgctaatccgcttggccataacgagctatgaaaattcagggaactcatgtaatcagaaagtatataagtacgaactaggtcagaaccggtgaccagagcatgtgatcagaacaggtgatcaataagtctaggtaatatgcattctcctgtcctgaggagaatgaggatgggcctaccctaacagcgctgtccataatacctacggtccattcccagaacaggtgggagatgaattgatagcagtaaatcATAGGTCTCGTACAtagacaataagtacatacaagaatgtattcaagatcctgcccattcaagatctagaacacacatttagaaaataagtatcataacataaatagtctgtctgtaaatagtctgtctgtacatagtctgtctgaaaatagtctgtctgtacatagtctgtctgaaaatagtctgtacataaatagtctgtctgtctcaAGATAGTACATAGTACAGtcaagaagatatatatatatatatatataagtctgtatatatatataagtacaaaatagttttcatgcttttcagtccccgataaagaacttaaaaaaaaatgtacgaAGGGGGAacaagtgaactcacagtgatctggtacaatatagagaactagtacagtgaacaagtacaaagatagataagtatatctatcgagatccaattacgccttgccgaactcttatgcacataataaccatatagaagtacatatattagtctaagtgattattcaaatcacaaatgtccttgatgaactgatgatttggtcctttgaacgttttgactccaaatagttttaactgaactttacgtACAGGAACTGAATGAAAGTGagccttaagttcgtttgactgaactgaacgaatttagaccttaagttcgtttgactgaactgaacgaatttaaaccttaagttcgtttgactgaactgaacgaatttaaaccttaagttcgtttgactgaactgaacgaatttaaaccttaagttcgtttgactgaactgaacgaatttagaccttaagttcgtttgactgaactgaacgaatttaaaccttaagttcgtttgactgaactgaacgaatttagaccttaagttcgtttgactgaactgaacgaatttaaaccttaagttcgtttgactgaactgaacgaatttagaccttaagttcgtttgactgaactgaacgaatttataccttaagttcgttaagccaatttcgttttgaacaagataatttcgtttgatgttgcaggcatacggacataagactgaacttaacaaaatcacgagttttgaagattaaggcatgttacgacccaaatttgatcacaaaacagttactagacttatttaaacataaacccattgttctttaacacgtttttgacatcaaaatcgaccaaatcatcaagaacacaagtctaaaagtttatttttaatttcatcaaaaacataagatttgttgttgttacctcaaaaccgattacagaaacacgttttgatgattacaaggaagctaatggtatcaatgatttcacccaaaccaaccaaaatcaggagatgaatctagtgtgtgttttaaggtgtggggagtgtgtgaagagaggtaggagatgatgaatagtaaacttttagggttttacactttctatttataccttaccataaaaatgaaatttcacaactacaaggaccattttgcaattaatttagGCTGAACTCTTTTAggaacttttaacatttacgaaccgaacttattatattattgcacgtaatcacaaactcgtcgtacaatattaatatttagatcaatttgaagttcacataagcacataatgaacatctaaagtacgtctataactcatataaattagactGTCTGACCGATTTAGTGGCATATGTAcatttttaagaacttaaatagaacatttctgggacggttgttacacaCGAGGTcgtgatccgttccaagtgTGGGAAAGTTGTAACATCCTGAACTTTTATgaccaatgaaaattaaccttgattatagttttgacattaaaatagtttcctagcattttatttttaaatacagGGTTAAAtcagttggaactttagcggatagcgggtaaaatactcTTCTTTTTTGTCAAGGGTGTGGCACTCATAGGAGTTGGCAACCATTTTTCTTTATGACTCATATCATTATTTTCTTCTTATTCCTTTCTTCACTTCCATTGATCTTAATTGCTAGTTTAAATTCAAGTATTTTCATCTTTCATTCAATTTATCAATTCtcttaaattacaatatcaagTAATAATCATCTTTTAGAAAAGAATaattttgggatgttacaagtGGTATACCAATTCGttggaccaaaaatgtaattttttgaaagttagggatgaaagttgCAAGTTACCGCCCacaacagggacgatttctgtaattaactctgggTATTATTAAGTCAATTTGcgagattacccatcacgtgcGAATCACGTGACTTGAttttaaacggacgtttatggccaggactaaaactgttgacggagcaaagttttttagactaaaactgtaatttttgaaagttagggattaAACCTGCAACCTGGGTACCACCGCAGGAACGATttctgtaataataataataataataataataataataataataacaaagagTCGTTCAACAGTCAAATTTAACCTCGACATACGCACCACTAACTCCACGAATCGCGTGCTCCAACCACCCATTTTGCTTCACGCGTGAGTTCTTAGGTGACGGCGGCGGTGTGCAAGTGAGTTGTCCCACCACTTACTACCGTAAAAGTGGGTTCAATTTGAACATGGAGTtagggaaagaaagaaagaaatagcaGATATTCGTACCATAGTTTTTGATTGACATATTATAACGTACGTAATATACATTTGTGGTAAATTTAAGAGAAAGAGATATGAATATCACCTCCCAAAGGAAGACCGTAGAACTATAAGAGAGTGATGTTGGCGTAACAATACATTTTGTAGGTTAAGAGGATTGCTCACctaaatatatcattattatcatatatttggTGCATAATGAAAGATAATTTAGGGAAAATCCCTCTAATTGTCAAAGCATAAAATGCAGAAACATCGGATTCTATACCTTTATGATTTCGTAAGTAAATATGAACCAAGGCAACAAATTGTTTCAGAAATTACAGAGTTAGAAATCAAATTCATATGCAAGTATGTGGTCATTTGAGATCAATACATTGAGAACTTGGCTTTGGTTTTCTCAAAAACTTGTTCGGCAATCAAGGCTCCATTACCATCTGCCTTTTTGATTTCCAAGTTAGCCTTCTGATAGAAACCAGTACCTCTCAATGCATCTGCTATAAAGTCATCAAACCCGATTGCAATTGCTGCTTCAGCTTTGGCACCGTAAACAAGCCTctgcaaaaaatatatatatatatataagttaaaaaaatctgACCCCAAAGGCATTCTACATATAGTATTTTTATGTAGCATGCGTTCGTTGATGGTTAAATCAAGATACGATACGGGCAAGAACAGAACCTTAAGTCTTGAAAGATGAATGGCACCAAAGCACATAGGGCAGGGCTCACAAGAAGCGTAGATCTCACATTCAGAAAGCTCAATCTGGTTCAGCTTCTTACAAGCCTGATATGAAGTACAAAACGATTCAAAAGTAAATACACAACGAACAAGATGATCAAGCTTTTAACTTCACAAAATATGAAGCTGCTATCTCAAGAGATCAATTTATAATAACTGCAAACGTAAGACTAACCTCTCGTATAGCAGTGACTTCCGCGTGTGCTGTTGG harbors:
- the LOC122605141 gene encoding guanosine deaminase, which encodes MEDINGVEAIDGKIAVASAFAGHQEVVQDRDHKFLTRAVEEAYKGVECGDGGPFGAVVVHNDEVVVSCHNMVLKHTDPTAHAEVTAIREACKKLNQIELSECEIYASCEPCPMCFGAIHLSRLKRLVYGAKAEAAIAIGFDDFIADALRGTGFYQKANLEIKKADGNGALIAEQVFEKTKAKFSMY